The DNA region TTCTTGAAAATAGGAATGACAACAAATGGACGGTGATATAAAGCTTATCAATGGAAGCTAAAAAAGCATAGCTGATTAGCTACCATCAGTATAAAAAACTTGATCAAATATCTAAGTTGCTCAAACCAACACGAGCCACTTAGCACCAATGAAGACAGAAATCTCCTGTATGCTGAGTCCTTTCACATTATGTCCACAAATAAAGGTTTTAGAATTGGAATTTTGTATTGTTTTTAAAAGGATAAGGTTGTATACATTCGATCACCAAAGCCCAATCCCCGCCTAAGTGGGAGCCATTTTATGGTATTAGgttaatggaatgttgttgtagCCTTGTTGGTTATTGTTGTGACTAACAGGTGTTCGTGAGCTCTTTCAAGGTTACTTCTCTACCCTAGGCTACAAGGAAAAAGAGCTATGAAGACTCACAACACAAAGCAACATATGCACAGGCTGCTGCTTTAGACTATGCTCACAACAGAAAAGTGCTGCTTATACTGCTGTTATATCAAGCCTAGATCCAGCTTATGTATTCTGTTTGTTAGGATATGCTTGTTAGGTGGTTATAACAGAATGCTGTTATTCCCACGTGTGTCTTAGATAGCTTACACATGTACTCTTAGTTTGTTTATTTTCATCCAATCCTAGTTCCTTTTATATCTTAGGAATATAAAGGCCAGACGAGCGGCAAAAGCTGTAGCAGAGATAGAAACCTTAGCTTATGACGATTTCTATAAGATGTTAGGACACTAAGGAGGGTGAAGCCCATTTATTTAAGATCACATCATGGATGTAGACGAGAAATTTTTGTTGAAGCAAGAGGACATCAAGACAAGGCGGcgaagaaaaaaaagaatagGGGACTATCCAAACCTCCTTCTTCTCCACCGAATCTCTCAAGCCGGCCGGCCGCCACCGATTCTCGGTATTGTTGCTCCTCTCGCCGATGAGTCGCCTCCCTTGAGGGtctacttttctttctttgtttttcgcAATTCCCTCTCTCCTCTGCCCCCTTGGGTCTATGTGAACTCCTCCCTTGCCGGCCACTTCTCCGGCGTTCAACCTGCCCGGACCTCCTCCAGATCCATTGTTATGTGCATCTAACATCCCCTCTCTTCTTCTACTATTCTTCCAATGTCAACCTTTCCCAGCACTCCTCCTGAACCTCCTCCACATTTCCCACATGCCTACACAATTGCCCCTGTcctctttctcttttcttcttattttttgcttttttttccttctgtttttctttttatttatgcctttttctctttcttttgtttCCTCCTTTCTGTATTTCAttctttttctatatttttcttctttttctacACAATTGCCTTTTCTACCAACTTTTCAAAGAGGATAGGGGACTATCGGAGGTTGAAAGTGTGAATCACAGCCCTCAAGGACAACATGAAATTGGGAAAACTAAGGACAATACAAGAGACGAAAtggtttatgaaaaaaaaaaatggtttcaGTTTGCTTTTCTTCCGCAAATTACAACACTTATAGAGCATTGTTATCTCTCGCGACAGAGGAGCACGTTAGGGAACTGCAGTGGAGTCTTAATTTTAGAAATCGCGTCTCGCCTTGTGCCTTGTGTGCCTCGACCTTAGGCTCAACTAAAAAAGCCTCGACTAGGTGAGGCAAAGCCCACTTCAAGAGGCTTGCGTCTTGGGCACCTCAGTGCGCTTCAAGCCTTGTTGGGGGTGGGTAATAACTTATGCTTGATTGTTAGATAAagaaattaaacttgaaaatttttcttgaatataaaTTCCAAAAGACTGTTGcttctttaagaaaaaaaaaaagcacgcAAAAAAAGATTATAACTTTGGGAATTCTTCATATTCTCATTATAATAGTTTTGTCCTAAAGTGGTGTTTACTGCAAGGATATTGAATGTTTTCAAGCTTGCCGTaactaaaatatgaatatcattGTTGTTTGAGgtattatatatgtttttaaattgcTTTTTAAGCTTTAGCGAGAAAGTGCACCTCGCCTACAAAAAGCCACACCTTCGCTCTGCTTTTTACACCTCGATGTGCCTTgcgctttttaaaactaagattGGAGTATTTTTGAGTTCTCACTTCTCAGGGCCAATGTGGAAAAGTAAGCATACACATTAGTGTGAAAGAAACAGCTCTGGAAGTGTCTTAGACCTATCGAGGTCTCAGAAAATACAATATGACAAATTGCCAATGTGGCTCAATGCAGAAATAAAACAACAGGCAACTAAGTAAATAACTAGGAACAAAATACACAATGACAAGTAACTTCAGATTATGCATTTCTTGTAGTTGTGTTTGCTCCAGATGCATAATCCAATAAACTGCTAGTCTGCTACTGATTAGGGTTCAATCAACAAGTTTTTATTAGAATTAACTATAGAATGGTTAGAAGGGCAAGGGATCTTGTTCTTCTAGTCAGAATTCTCAATCTAGGGAGAAATGACCTGTAGAGCTGAAATACTAAAGCACTACGAGAAATGACAGTTAAAAGTGTGATTTGATTCACTGCACTTCTATTTTAATCTTAAGAATATCAGACAATAAATCTTAATATCAGCACCACAACATTTTCCATTgagttttaaattcaaataaagaaAAGCATTTTGATCTCTTCCTTCAAAATTCAATCCAAAAAGGTTGTAAACAATTAATTAGCAAAAATCACGCTCAAGCAAAAGAACAAGCATATGCTAAATGACATTACCACTGAAGCATGAGCACGAAATCTTGATACAACAGATGCATCCACCAAATCCCAGAAGAAAACGTAGCCATCCTCTGAACCACCAGTCACATGGGCATCACTATTGGTAAGGAAGCAATCCAGTTTGTATGACTGAtgtaaaaacaaaaatgaaaataaagtaaACATCAAGATATAAAAGCCAGAACCCAAACATACCATTAAACAATTACATAGATGAATGAAGAAACAAACGAATTTTTTATgagaaagaaaatatttttaaagagaATTCTAGATGGTAAGAAAGGTTCTGTTGTTTAAGCAAACTCAGTTCTTGATTCTGGGGAAATAAGATACTTGACTTTTCAGGGCCTTCTCTCTAATGTATGTACTTCTATACGGGTAGCAAtccaattctaacctcttgTTCTGGAGTTCGTTTCAATATTTGAAGTTCAAAATAGTATGTATAAAGATTTTGAAACCTGTGAAAAGCAAGCAAAAAGGAGTactaaatccaaaaaaaattgattcaGTGACATAAGATGGGTTAGCTAAAGAAGAGAAGGGGTTAGGCTTTTTGCTTCAATACGTAGTGTTAGTAATTCGTGTAGACCGTAGAAATGCTACCAAATTTATATCGGATACTCCACTATAAAATACAAAGTTAGTGGGGATGAGCTCAGgtttatttttaggaaaatttaattctaaaaatcccGCCTTTAGGCGATAAGCTTTAAAATCCCACTTTCATTTAACCAAGAAAAAACCAACCTCTACTTCATCTTTCCTTTAAAAGGTCTTTCCCGGTAACCTTGTTTGATGGTCAAGAACATTATtgtaaagagaaaaaaatttaaaatgttaataGTTCCTCCTTTTTATACTTCAACTGTTTGACTTTTACACTATTTACAAACTATACTTTagttttgtttgataaaaaaagttcaagaaaaaaatatagttgtgTGAAATCCTGGTAaattcatctcaatatatacttttaaaaaacTTAATTCTTTATGATTTTTACTTATGCATTCATTCAAAAAGTGCATTGGCATGCGTGAAAATAAACAGAGGACGTACttgtcttcttcttcctcatctaTGTCCTTAATTTCATATTCTTCTTAAActttcatttctttctccaAAAAGGGATTTATCATCTTCCAATTCAGCTGTAAGAGATGTACTTATGTCTAAAATGGGTTTcgaaattttatttcttttacttcATTAATTTTTACTTCTTCCAATCAACTTTTGGCTAATGGAAGCTTCAACTTGCTTTCAATTTTCCTTCTTGAAGCAAATCTAAGTTGGTTTTTTTCTCAAAACTCCTATGGATTAAAAAGCCTTCcattaaaatgttaattttttatccaCACTCGGAAGAACCCCATTGATGTAGAAAAGTCAAGGTTACTTAAGTAGAGCATTGCTTTTATTCTGAAAGAAAATGGAACATGCGAGAACCTCAAACTTGATCCATTACTACTTTGCAAAAGAAGTGAAGAAGGGCAATGCAAACCTTGCATACATGACCTTTATATTCTTGCAGTAGCTCTCCGGTAGACCTGTAATTAAGTTAATAAATGCATTAGCTGGAGAACAATCTTCAGCTTAACGCTTCTACAAACAAGAGCAAGGTAACATACCTGTCAAGAAGGCGTAAAGTAGAATCTAGACAACTGGCTAATACACAGTTACCATCATTTGACAATGATATACAGTTGACAGGTTGTCCCAAGTAATCAGATAGTTCCCTGTTTGTATCCAGAAAATACATTGTAATTGCCTTTCCTCAACAACAATATAGAACTTGAAAGAAAATATGGAGCATTTGTGTTAAGCACAGTGAAAACTGTGATCCCAAACCATCAGCTGTATTTGAACATACCTACCAATGCGAATATCAAATGTTCGGACAGTTCCATCGACACTTCCGGCAATAAGTTGACTACTTGTCAAACACACGGACATCACACTGTCTtgaaaagtatcaatgatctgGAATAAACATTAAATGTCAgtagttcaaataaaaagtctTCTGCAACACAGGTCTAAAACATGAAGTATTTCAAAGCACTGGCACTTGTAGTTGTAGACATGTAGAGCTGATATGAACCAATCATGATATTGGATATCCACTAAACAGGGGAGAATACCTGAATTGGTTCAGTATTCTGTGATCTACAATCCCAAACACGCATCGAACGATCATACCCAGTTGACACTACAACAGATGCAGACTCATTAAACTTCACAGCATTTACCTGGAAAGAATTAGGAGCTATGTATCATATCCCAATCAAGTAGTAACAAATTTGTTGTTAAAACAAAAATGTTACACAACATTTCTTGAAGAGACAAAAGAGAACCATAATCTTTAGAGACAGAAGGTGGGTATAATTTCACGGCTTTCACACTACATTTGTCACAGTTGAGGTGAGTATGGGTATGATTTTTGATGGGCATGGGTGGATATAGTATGAAAAGTCTTACTCACCAAGGTAGTGGCCTAGTAGGTAGTAGGTAGGTGGTGGGCATGAGTTCTTACTTGCCCCATAACCGCCTTCTTTCCGTCCTTAGTCATAACCTTATACAAGCAATTcactaaattttttatataaacctCTCGATGCATATTTGAGAGCTTTTAAAAGTGGAGAAAAACAAGCATGATAAGGACCTGAAACATGATATAGGCTATATTCTCCAATGTTCATACATAAAAAAGTGCAAACTCACTCATTCCTTCCCATGAAGAAACCATGGGGTCGGTTATTCGAAGTAAGAACCATATTCTTCGAACTTCCAACTGCATCCAAACTCAGTCATTTCTTCCCATGAACGCTCCTTCCTCGTCCCTAACCAATTGCTAATCGAGCATAcatcaagtatttcattttctATGTTCAACTTTAATCAATATCTACTATCTACGTATGCTTCAAACTATTTCCACTGCTTGTATACCTCGCATCCAAACTCTGAGTCAATGAAAGAACTATACTAAAGAGCAGCACAGTTTACCAAATACATAAAGTTCTAATCAAATCCAAAGTGTATGTCAAACAAAACACTTGCAATATTGATGCCCATTATAAAGAACTACAAAACTTTCTAGTTAGAAAGTTAAACAAAGGTAAGACATTTATGCGTATAAGGTGTGTCTATAAGCTAACCTCGCTATCATGCCCACGAAATTTGCGAATCACTCGACCAGTCGATACATCCCAATAAAAGATTTGACGGTCACCACCACATGAAATAATCTTGGAGTTGTCCCTGAAATCAAGAGAATTGGCATGTGAAAATTTTCAACCAGTTCAAATGAGCTTCTTACTGAATCCATAAAAAGAAGATTACAACAAGTACATGGATATTCAATATGAATATTTCatcaaataatgcaaattataGCTTAGATTTCTTTGAATGCTTCAGATTGATGAGAAGCATGCAACAGAATCA from Amaranthus tricolor cultivar Red isolate AtriRed21 chromosome 3, ASM2621246v1, whole genome shotgun sequence includes:
- the LOC130809303 gene encoding uncharacterized protein LOC130809303 isoform X2, which encodes MSADELPTKEANVLRGHEGAVLAARFNADGNYCLSCGKDRTIRLWNPHRGIHIKTYKSHGREVRDVHVTQDNSKIISCGGDRQIFYWDVSTGRVIRKFRGHDSEIIDTFQDSVMSVCLTSSQLIAGSVDGTVRTFDIRIGRELSDYLGQPVNCISLSNDGNCVLASCLDSTLRLLDRSTGELLQEYKGHVCKSYKLDCFLTNSDAHVTGGSEDGYVFFWDLVDASVVSRFRAHASVVTSVSYHPKDNCMISASVDGTIRVWKT
- the LOC130809303 gene encoding uncharacterized protein LOC130809303 isoform X1 translates to MSADELPTKEANVLRGHEGAVLAARFNADGNYCLSCGKDRTIRLWNPHRGIHIKTYKSHGREVRDVHVTQDNSKIISCGGDRQIFYWDVSTGRVIRKFRGHDSEVNAVKFNESASVVVSTGYDRSMRVWDCRSQNTEPIQIIDTFQDSVMSVCLTSSQLIAGSVDGTVRTFDIRIGRELSDYLGQPVNCISLSNDGNCVLASCLDSTLRLLDRSTGELLQEYKGHVCKSYKLDCFLTNSDAHVTGGSEDGYVFFWDLVDASVVSRFRAHASVVTSVSYHPKDNCMISASVDGTIRVWKT